The following are encoded together in the Flavobacterium sp. TR2 genome:
- a CDS encoding energy transducer TonB — MSKLSIYENKWTDLVFENKNKEYGAYQLRQENSKNSVTALFMGLLLITALGSAPVLISKIRTSPVEAEPEPQIYEPTIVHVDPIVVPPPPAPPAPVVEQSAVKSTDASQLINPVVTKPEEAVEKIAPNTENVPAVDNAKGNGTAVNSMPTTGGGDGNGAVASVAPKIEGPVSSAILDKQPEFPGGIAQFYKYVGNNFNRPELDVEKTLKVYISFVVEKDGSLTDIIVRNDPGYGMGKEAVRVLKSLKTKWAPGILNGQPVRTAYNLPITIKTEVE; from the coding sequence ATGTCTAAATTAAGCATTTATGAAAACAAGTGGACCGATCTTGTTTTCGAGAACAAAAACAAAGAATACGGCGCGTACCAATTACGCCAGGAGAATTCCAAAAATTCTGTTACAGCTCTCTTTATGGGTTTATTGTTAATAACGGCTTTAGGAAGTGCACCGGTACTTATTAGTAAAATTAGGACTTCGCCTGTTGAAGCTGAGCCAGAACCTCAGATTTACGAACCAACAATTGTGCACGTTGACCCAATTGTTGTACCGCCGCCGCCTGCTCCGCCTGCGCCAGTAGTTGAGCAAAGCGCTGTAAAATCGACAGACGCTAGTCAATTAATCAACCCAGTGGTTACAAAACCAGAAGAAGCAGTTGAGAAAATTGCTCCAAACACAGAAAATGTACCAGCTGTAGACAATGCAAAAGGAAATGGAACTGCAGTCAATTCAATGCCTACAACAGGAGGTGGAGACGGTAATGGAGCTGTTGCTTCAGTAGCGCCTAAAATTGAAGGGCCTGTTTCTTCTGCAATTTTGGACAAACAACCTGAATTTCCAGGCGGAATCGCTCAGTTTTACAAGTATGTTGGAAACAATTTCAACAGACCAGAACTTGATGTAGAAAAAACACTAAAAGTGTATATATCCTTTGTAGTGGAAAAAGACGGATCGCTTACTGACATTATTGTTAGAAATGATCCTGGTTATGGAATGGGAAAAGAAGCCGTTAGAGTTTTAAAATCATTAAAAACAAAATGGGCTCCAGGAATTCTTAACGGGCAGCCAGTACGAACTGCATACAATCTTCCAATCACAATAAAAACAGAAGTAGAATAA
- a CDS encoding ATP-binding protein: MKYCLFIVVCFFNSFLYSQAKKNTDSVTYYNKLANSNLDNKKYNQAIFYTEKSINFCEENGKKENLANQTFKLGKIYYNQRKFEDALKNFHKTVSLFDTLKPSCTKVLALHYIGVTNTAKGDYKTASVYYTKAQDLLKQLDIKDNAEVLNYQKALAFKTNNDLKSAAKTFKKITKKPDNNAIIKTKIDAYYQLGLIEGQLKRNDSAIIYFDKALDYNDKINDLQKKSKIVLAISQYYKQNKNYDLAYSYLDEHYQLENYLLKLKNAKVDLDEYEKFKKNQSLNNTIKKESEEKFQLKTYRYSKLVSILAIALISILSLLSLALYKNNIIRNQNNLLLREKNKELILAKNKAEKASKARSEFLSTVSHELRTPLNAINGITHILLEDKPKKKQLKYLESLKFSGNYLTTFINEILEINKIDSTKAEVENISFNLKELLFNIQSSLKELATANKNYFNLEIDKAIPDNLIGDPTKLSQIILNLINNALKFTQNGHVNVIAKLYSQEEDNATVYFEIVDTGIGIPEDKLQTVFESFSQGSIEVNRKYGGTGLGLTIVKKLIELLGGEIKLKSEVGKGSTFTFKLNFKINNEPLEVIEEVKPYNDNQLKNKSILLIEDNKINQMITRKMLENKDITCEIIDNGEDAVELLKIKRFDMILMDVHLPGINGTTATKLIREFDKTTPIIALTAISLDENRDMLLSFGMDDVITKPFVPDDFYTTIAKFFN; the protein is encoded by the coding sequence ATGAAATACTGTCTTTTTATTGTTGTTTGTTTTTTTAACTCGTTTTTGTATTCTCAAGCCAAGAAGAATACGGATAGCGTGACCTATTATAACAAGCTTGCCAATTCTAATCTGGACAATAAAAAGTACAATCAGGCCATTTTTTACACAGAGAAGTCGATTAATTTTTGCGAGGAAAATGGCAAAAAGGAGAATCTGGCCAATCAGACTTTCAAGCTGGGTAAAATTTATTATAACCAGAGAAAATTTGAAGACGCTTTAAAAAACTTTCACAAAACAGTTTCTTTATTTGACACTTTAAAACCTAGCTGCACAAAAGTTTTGGCTCTGCATTATATTGGCGTAACCAATACCGCCAAGGGCGACTATAAAACAGCCTCTGTATATTACACAAAAGCTCAGGATTTATTAAAACAGCTGGATATTAAAGATAATGCAGAAGTATTAAATTATCAAAAGGCTTTAGCTTTTAAAACCAATAACGACCTTAAATCAGCTGCAAAAACTTTTAAAAAAATCACCAAAAAGCCAGATAATAATGCCATTATTAAAACAAAAATAGATGCATACTATCAGCTTGGCTTAATTGAAGGACAACTCAAAAGAAATGATTCGGCTATCATATATTTTGATAAAGCATTAGACTACAATGATAAAATCAATGATCTTCAAAAAAAATCGAAAATTGTTTTAGCGATAAGCCAATATTACAAGCAAAACAAAAATTATGATCTCGCGTATTCGTATTTAGACGAGCATTACCAGCTCGAAAATTATCTTTTAAAACTAAAAAATGCCAAAGTTGATTTGGATGAATACGAAAAATTCAAAAAAAATCAATCTTTAAACAATACCATCAAAAAGGAAAGCGAAGAAAAATTTCAGCTTAAAACCTATCGCTATTCTAAGCTAGTCAGCATTCTGGCAATTGCCTTGATTTCGATTTTGTCTCTTTTGAGTTTGGCGCTGTACAAAAACAATATTATACGAAACCAGAACAATTTACTGCTTCGCGAGAAAAACAAAGAATTGATTTTGGCTAAAAACAAAGCAGAAAAAGCATCGAAAGCCCGATCTGAGTTTTTATCAACTGTAAGCCATGAACTCCGGACACCGTTGAATGCTATTAACGGAATTACGCATATCCTGCTTGAAGATAAGCCAAAGAAAAAACAATTAAAATACCTAGAGTCTCTAAAATTCTCGGGCAACTATTTGACCACTTTTATCAATGAAATTTTAGAGATCAATAAAATTGATTCGACCAAAGCTGAAGTTGAAAATATCAGCTTTAATTTGAAAGAATTGCTTTTTAACATTCAAAGTTCGCTAAAAGAGCTGGCGACAGCCAACAAAAACTACTTCAACTTAGAAATAGACAAGGCGATTCCTGACAATTTAATTGGAGATCCTACAAAGCTATCTCAGATCATACTTAACTTAATCAACAATGCTTTAAAATTTACTCAAAACGGACACGTAAATGTTATTGCTAAATTATACTCGCAAGAAGAGGATAATGCGACAGTGTATTTCGAAATTGTTGATACCGGAATAGGGATTCCTGAAGATAAGCTTCAAACGGTTTTTGAAAGCTTCTCTCAAGGCTCTATTGAAGTAAATAGAAAATATGGCGGAACGGGTCTTGGCCTTACTATTGTAAAAAAATTGATTGAACTTTTAGGAGGCGAAATAAAATTAAAGAGTGAAGTAGGCAAAGGTTCTACGTTTACCTTCAAATTAAATTTCAAAATCAACAACGAGCCATTGGAAGTAATCGAAGAAGTAAAACCATATAATGACAACCAATTGAAAAACAAATCTATTTTATTGATTGAGGACAACAAAATCAATCAGATGATCACTCGTAAGATGCTGGAAAACAAAGACATTACCTGCGAGATTATTGATAATGGAGAAGACGCTGTTGAACTTTTAAAAATTAAGCGTTTTGATATGATTCTAATGGATGTTCATCTTCCTGGCATTAACGGCACAACGGCAACGAAATTGATTCGCGAATTTGACAAAACTACTCCGATTATAGCCTTAACTGCAATTTCGCTTGACGAAAACCGCGATATGCTTCTTTCTTTCGGAATGGATGATGTGATTACAAAACCTTTTGTCCCAGACGATTTCTATACTACTATTGCTAAGTTTTTCAACTAA
- a CDS encoding RNA polymerase sigma factor, translating into MEINSKIEKAKKGDQIAFTFLLDHYWNEVYAFMLKRTENETTAEDITIETFSKAFDKIASYNPEFQFNTWLIAIAKNVYIDLLRKKKTNLFIEITDNEDQQAYNIADPTPSAEDALIKEQNLSRLLLCIKELKPHYQEVIQLRYFQEMSYQEIAAKIDEPLSSVKVKLLRAKKLLAEIIERNR; encoded by the coding sequence TTGGAAATAAATTCTAAAATAGAAAAAGCAAAAAAAGGCGATCAGATCGCCTTTACTTTTTTATTAGATCATTATTGGAATGAAGTATATGCTTTTATGCTCAAACGTACCGAAAATGAAACTACTGCAGAAGATATTACCATAGAAACTTTCTCTAAAGCCTTTGACAAAATAGCCTCTTATAATCCTGAATTTCAGTTTAACACCTGGCTTATTGCGATTGCAAAAAATGTCTACATTGATTTGCTGCGAAAAAAGAAAACCAATCTTTTTATAGAAATCACAGACAACGAAGACCAGCAGGCATACAATATTGCCGACCCTACTCCATCTGCAGAAGATGCCTTAATTAAAGAACAGAATCTTTCTCGTCTGCTCTTATGCATCAAAGAACTTAAACCGCACTACCAAGAAGTAATTCAGCTTCGTTATTTTCAAGAAATGTCTTATCAGGAAATTGCTGCTAAGATTGACGAGCCTTTAAGCAGTGTTAAAGTAAAACTTTTGCGCGCTAAAAAATTATTAGCTGAAATTATCGAACGTAATAGATAA
- the lpxK gene encoding tetraacyldisaccharide 4'-kinase produces the protein MNLLRKILFPFAILYGFITSIRNFLFDKGILKSASFDLPVIAVGNLSVGGTGKTPQIEYLIRLLSDKYKVATLSRGYKRKSEGFVLADENSNAEILGDEPFQFYQKFPNVMVAVDANRTNGIQQLLSQNEKPEIILLDDAYQHRKVKAGFYILLTSYGDLYADDFMLPTGNLRESRSGAERASIVVVTKCPKILTEEEQTEIKLKLKLKFHQQIFFTFIDYDLVIYGKNEKIAVGEIKSESKLLLAGIAKPKPFFDYLKNENDECLTFPDHHHFSDADLSAIRNKANGRKIITTEKDYVRLKDSELVDLLYYLPIKSSFINHQQDFDATVLEYIKNSLES, from the coding sequence ATGAACTTACTTCGAAAAATACTTTTCCCATTTGCCATTTTATACGGATTTATTACTTCGATCCGTAATTTTCTTTTTGACAAAGGAATTTTAAAATCTGCTTCATTTGATCTTCCTGTTATTGCTGTCGGGAATTTGAGCGTTGGCGGAACTGGAAAAACGCCGCAAATCGAATACTTGATTCGCTTATTGTCTGACAAATATAAAGTAGCGACTTTGAGCCGCGGCTACAAAAGAAAATCCGAAGGTTTTGTTTTGGCTGACGAAAATTCGAATGCCGAAATTTTGGGAGATGAACCTTTTCAGTTCTATCAGAAATTCCCAAATGTGATGGTCGCTGTAGATGCTAATCGTACTAACGGAATTCAGCAGCTGCTTTCGCAAAATGAAAAGCCAGAAATTATTTTGCTGGATGACGCCTATCAGCACAGAAAAGTAAAAGCTGGGTTTTATATTTTACTGACTTCTTACGGCGATTTGTATGCCGATGATTTTATGCTGCCAACAGGAAATTTGAGAGAAAGCAGGAGTGGAGCAGAAAGAGCTTCTATTGTTGTGGTAACAAAGTGCCCTAAAATTTTGACGGAAGAAGAGCAGACAGAAATTAAATTAAAACTGAAGTTAAAATTTCACCAGCAAATCTTTTTTACTTTCATAGATTATGATCTGGTGATTTATGGTAAAAACGAAAAAATTGCTGTTGGCGAAATTAAATCAGAGTCAAAATTGCTGCTGGCTGGAATTGCAAAACCAAAACCATTTTTTGATTATTTAAAAAATGAAAACGATGAATGTCTCACTTTTCCAGATCACCATCATTTTTCTGATGCAGATTTAAGTGCAATTCGGAACAAAGCAAACGGAAGGAAAATAATTACCACCGAAAAAGATTATGTGCGTTTGAAAGATTCTGAGTTAGTTGATTTATTGTACTATCTGCCTATCAAAAGTTCTTTCATCAACCATCAGCAAGACTTTGACGCTACAGTTTTAGAGTATATCAAAAATAGCTTAGAATCTTAG
- a CDS encoding M48 family metalloprotease, with amino-acid sequence MKKKFIVLGVLLAAFSFTKTNAQINLGDKAIGAVQKGVTSFTFSNADAAKLSKEAVDKLDAEHEIAGPTDGYTLRLNRVFGKHATGDGFTLNYKVYKLKEVNAFATADGSVRVYSGLMDIMDDNELVAVIGHEIGHVANNDSRDAIRAAYQKEALMEGAASQSATVATVTDSQLGKIGSAIIDSKYSRKQESEADLFAYNFMKKNGYDVNAEESAFRILAKMSEGAEASFIDQMMSSHPDSKKRADDAKKRAEKDGLYKPYVQQKIVNTAPATTKKTTTTKKTTTKKK; translated from the coding sequence ATGAAAAAGAAATTTATTGTATTGGGGGTTTTATTGGCTGCTTTTAGCTTTACTAAAACAAATGCGCAGATTAATCTTGGAGATAAAGCAATTGGAGCAGTTCAGAAAGGGGTTACGAGTTTTACTTTTAGTAATGCCGATGCCGCTAAGCTTTCTAAAGAAGCAGTTGATAAGTTAGATGCAGAACATGAAATTGCTGGCCCAACAGACGGTTACACCTTAAGATTAAATCGTGTTTTTGGAAAACACGCAACTGGTGACGGATTTACTTTAAATTATAAAGTGTATAAATTGAAAGAAGTAAATGCTTTTGCAACGGCAGACGGAAGCGTTCGTGTGTATTCTGGATTAATGGATATTATGGATGATAATGAATTAGTGGCTGTAATTGGGCACGAGATCGGTCATGTAGCAAACAATGATTCTAGAGATGCTATTCGTGCAGCTTACCAAAAAGAAGCGCTAATGGAAGGTGCGGCTTCACAATCGGCTACTGTGGCTACAGTGACAGACAGCCAGCTTGGAAAAATAGGAAGCGCAATTATTGATAGCAAATACAGCCGCAAGCAAGAATCGGAAGCAGATTTGTTTGCTTACAATTTTATGAAGAAAAATGGTTATGATGTAAATGCTGAAGAATCGGCTTTTAGAATTTTGGCTAAAATGAGTGAAGGAGCCGAGGCTTCATTTATTGACCAGATGATGAGCTCACATCCAGACTCTAAAAAAAGAGCTGATGATGCTAAGAAAAGAGCAGAAAAAGATGGTTTGTATAAGCCGTATGTGCAGCAAAAAATTGTAAACACAGCTCCAGCAACAACTAAAAAAACAACTACCACAAAGAAAACAACGACAAAAAAGAAATAA
- a CDS encoding PH domain-containing protein, with protein sequence MGIFSAILGNAGSVSQEDLIKKYGQLLTANEEIEMGFKLIRDTFIFTNKRLILVDVQGITGSKTEYKSIAYKNITRFSVETAGTFDLDAELKIWISSEQLPSIVKQFNKSVNVYEVQKILAFHVLG encoded by the coding sequence ATGGGAATATTTTCAGCTATTCTTGGAAACGCAGGTTCAGTAAGCCAAGAAGATTTAATTAAGAAGTACGGACAGCTTTTAACAGCAAATGAAGAAATCGAAATGGGTTTTAAACTTATCCGCGATACTTTCATTTTTACCAACAAAAGATTAATCTTGGTAGATGTACAAGGAATTACCGGCAGCAAGACAGAGTATAAATCTATCGCTTACAAAAACATCACAAGATTCAGCGTAGAAACCGCTGGAACTTTTGATCTAGATGCCGAATTAAAAATTTGGATTTCTAGCGAACAGCTGCCAAGTATTGTAAAGCAATTCAATAAATCGGTTAATGTTTATGAAGTGCAAAAGATTCTTGCTTTTCACGTATTAGGATAA
- a CDS encoding glycosyltransferase yields the protein MLIYIFYFFIAIVAVQLFYYLGVFGKFAFARPQHLKPKNLPVSVIVCAKNEEENVKKYVPLLAQQDYPDFEIVLIDDASSDETLEVFEEFEKQFSNIRLVKVENNEAFWGNKKYALTLGIKAAKKDYLLFTDADCFPSSKDWITSMTSQFTMNKTIVLGYGGYEKIERSFLNKIIRFETVLTAMQYFSWAKMGLPYMGVGRNLAYKKEEFFNVNGFIDHIQIRSGDDDLFINQAANKTNTTISYTPESFTYSEPKKTFKEWFTQKRRHISTAEHYKFFDKMQLGLFFLSQLFFFLLVIILLAFQFQWIAVLAILATRYTVVWTVVGFSAGKLKEKDIKIWFPVVEIALILTQINIFITNIFSKPVYWK from the coding sequence ATGCTTATATACATATTTTACTTTTTTATTGCTATTGTTGCAGTTCAACTTTTTTATTATCTCGGAGTTTTTGGAAAATTTGCTTTTGCCAGACCGCAGCACTTGAAGCCTAAAAATCTTCCGGTTTCTGTAATTGTGTGCGCTAAAAACGAAGAAGAGAATGTAAAAAAATACGTTCCGCTTTTGGCTCAGCAAGATTACCCTGATTTTGAAATTGTCTTAATTGATGATGCATCAAGCGATGAAACTCTTGAGGTTTTTGAAGAATTTGAAAAACAATTTTCTAATATCCGTTTAGTAAAAGTTGAAAATAACGAGGCTTTCTGGGGAAATAAAAAATACGCCTTAACACTTGGAATAAAAGCGGCAAAAAAAGATTATCTGCTTTTTACAGATGCAGACTGTTTTCCAAGCTCTAAAGATTGGATCACTTCTATGACTTCGCAGTTTACCATGAACAAAACGATCGTTTTGGGTTATGGCGGCTATGAAAAAATAGAGCGTTCGTTTTTAAACAAAATTATCCGTTTTGAAACTGTTCTAACGGCTATGCAATATTTTTCTTGGGCAAAGATGGGGCTTCCTTATATGGGAGTCGGCAGAAATCTTGCTTATAAAAAAGAAGAGTTTTTTAATGTAAATGGTTTTATTGATCATATTCAGATTCGCTCTGGCGATGACGATTTATTCATCAATCAAGCTGCAAACAAAACAAACACCACCATTTCTTATACGCCTGAAAGTTTTACATATTCAGAACCTAAGAAAACATTTAAGGAATGGTTTACTCAGAAAAGAAGGCATATTTCTACTGCAGAACATTATAAGTTTTTTGATAAGATGCAATTGGGATTATTCTTCCTTTCACAATTATTTTTCTTTTTATTAGTTATTATACTATTAGCTTTTCAATTTCAATGGATTGCCGTATTAGCAATTTTAGCAACACGCTATACTGTTGTATGGACAGTCGTTGGATTTTCAGCAGGAAAATTAAAAGAAAAAGATATCAAAATTTGGTTTCCAGTTGTTGAGATAGCGCTGATATTAACGCAAATTAATATCTTTATAACTAATATCTTTTCAAAACCCGTATATTGGAAATAA
- the gap gene encoding type I glyceraldehyde-3-phosphate dehydrogenase — protein MKTRIAINGFGRIGRNLFRLLLNHPEIEVVAINDIADNKTMSHLIKYDSIHGVLPYAVSHDENNIIVDGKQFFFFHEKNISNIDWKSHSIDIVIESTGKYKTHEELNAHLEAGAKKVILSAPSEVDTIKTVVLGVNEHILDGNENIVSNASCTTNNAAPMIKIIEELCGIEQAYITTIHSFTTDQSLHDQPHKDLRRARGASQSIVPTTTGAAKALTKIFPKLHNKMGGCGIRVPVPDGSLTDITFNVKRAVSIEEINKAFQQASKTNLKGILDYTEDPIVSVDVIGNTHSCLFDAQLTSVIDKMVKVVGWYDNEIGYSSRLIDLILLIRK, from the coding sequence TTGAAAACAAGAATTGCTATTAATGGATTTGGAAGAATTGGAAGAAATTTATTCCGTTTGCTTTTAAATCATCCCGAAATCGAAGTTGTTGCTATAAATGACATTGCAGACAATAAAACCATGTCGCATTTAATTAAATATGACAGTATTCATGGCGTTTTACCTTACGCAGTAAGCCACGATGAAAACAATATTATAGTAGACGGAAAGCAATTTTTCTTTTTTCACGAAAAGAATATTTCAAACATAGATTGGAAATCGCATTCGATTGATATTGTGATCGAATCGACAGGAAAATATAAAACGCATGAAGAATTAAATGCGCATTTGGAAGCTGGAGCAAAAAAAGTAATTCTTTCGGCTCCATCAGAAGTTGATACTATAAAAACAGTAGTTCTTGGGGTAAACGAACATATTTTGGACGGAAATGAAAATATAGTTTCAAATGCAAGCTGTACCACAAACAATGCTGCTCCGATGATCAAAATTATCGAGGAATTGTGCGGAATTGAACAAGCTTACATTACCACTATACATTCTTTTACGACAGACCAAAGCCTTCACGACCAGCCACATAAGGATTTACGCCGTGCGAGAGGCGCCAGCCAGTCGATTGTTCCAACAACTACGGGTGCAGCTAAGGCATTAACAAAAATTTTTCCTAAATTGCATAATAAAATGGGTGGCTGTGGTATTAGAGTCCCAGTTCCAGACGGTTCATTAACAGACATAACCTTCAATGTAAAACGCGCCGTAAGCATTGAAGAAATAAATAAAGCATTTCAACAAGCCTCAAAAACAAATTTAAAAGGAATATTAGATTACACCGAAGATCCAATTGTTTCGGTTGATGTGATTGGCAACACACATTCTTGCTTATTTGATGCTCAGCTAACTTCGGTTATCGATAAAATGGTAAAAGTTGTAGGCTGGTATGATAATGAGATTGGCTATTCATCAAGATTGATTGATTTAATTTTACTGATAAGAAAATAA
- a CDS encoding FMN-binding negative transcriptional regulator encodes MYTPDLYKNENQEEIRAFLKENSFGILINQTNGKLCATHIPIELELNAEGKEILQGHISKLNPQAEGFAANDHVLAIFTGPHSYISSSWYDHENVPTWNYIAVHIYGRIKIVDYDTSVEQLKKLVDKYEANSKNPVRVEDLSQKTMREARGIFGFEIEIEEIQATKKLSQNRDDHNYKNIISELEKTENPQSIAVAKEMSKCRK; translated from the coding sequence ATGTATACACCAGATTTATACAAAAACGAAAATCAGGAAGAAATCAGAGCTTTTTTGAAAGAAAACAGTTTTGGAATCCTGATTAATCAGACGAACGGAAAGTTATGCGCCACGCATATCCCGATAGAATTGGAATTGAATGCCGAAGGAAAAGAAATTTTGCAAGGGCATATTTCAAAACTAAATCCGCAAGCTGAAGGTTTTGCAGCAAATGATCATGTTTTGGCCATTTTTACAGGTCCGCATAGCTACATTTCTTCGTCTTGGTACGATCATGAAAATGTTCCGACTTGGAATTATATAGCCGTACATATTTATGGCAGAATCAAGATTGTTGATTACGACACTTCGGTAGAACAATTAAAAAAACTGGTAGATAAATACGAAGCAAATTCTAAAAATCCAGTTCGCGTGGAAGATTTATCTCAAAAAACCATGCGAGAAGCTCGAGGAATCTTTGGTTTTGAAATCGAAATTGAAGAAATTCAAGCTACCAAAAAACTCTCCCAAAATCGCGACGATCACAATTATAAAAACATAATTTCGGAATTGGAAAAAACCGAAAACCCTCAGTCTATTGCTGTTGCAAAAGAAATGTCAAAATGCAGAAAGTAA
- the lipA gene encoding lipoyl synthase, giving the protein METVTENIQTTKPKWLKVKLPIGQKYTELRGLVDKYSLNTICTSGSCPNMGECWGEGTATFMILGNICTRSCGFCGVKTGRPETVDWDEPEKVARSIKIMNIKHAVITSVDRDDIKDGGSIIWMETVRAIRRMNPQTTLETLIPDFQGIERNLDRIVEANPEVVSHNMETVRRLTREVRIQAKYDRSLEVLRYLKEKGINRTKSGIMLGLGETEEEVFQTMTDLKNANVDVVTIGQYLQPSKKHLPVKEFITPEQFAKYEKFGLELGFRHVESGPLVRSSYKAQKHIL; this is encoded by the coding sequence ATGGAAACAGTCACTGAAAATATACAAACCACAAAACCTAAGTGGTTGAAAGTAAAATTACCTATCGGACAAAAATATACTGAACTTAGAGGTTTAGTTGATAAATATAGTTTAAATACCATTTGTACTTCTGGAAGCTGCCCTAATATGGGAGAATGCTGGGGTGAAGGAACAGCGACTTTTATGATTTTAGGAAATATCTGCACCCGTTCTTGCGGATTCTGCGGAGTAAAAACCGGGAGACCTGAAACAGTAGATTGGGATGAGCCTGAAAAAGTTGCCCGTTCTATTAAAATCATGAATATCAAGCACGCCGTAATTACCAGTGTAGACAGAGACGACATTAAAGACGGCGGTTCTATTATCTGGATGGAAACTGTAAGAGCCATCAGAAGAATGAATCCTCAGACTACTCTTGAAACATTGATACCAGATTTTCAAGGAATTGAAAGAAATCTAGATCGTATCGTAGAGGCAAATCCTGAAGTGGTTTCTCACAACATGGAAACTGTACGACGTTTGACTCGTGAGGTTCGTATTCAGGCTAAGTATGACAGAAGCCTAGAAGTTCTTCGTTATTTAAAAGAAAAAGGAATCAACAGAACCAAATCTGGAATTATGCTAGGTCTTGGAGAAACTGAAGAAGAGGTTTTTCAGACGATGACCGATTTGAAAAATGCAAATGTTGATGTTGTAACAATTGGACAATATTTACAGCCAAGTAAAAAACATCTTCCTGTAAAAGAATTCATTACACCAGAACAGTTTGCCAAATATGAGAAATTTGGTCTTGAATTAGGTTTCAGACACGTAGAAAGTGGCCCGCTAGTTCGTTCTTCATACAAAGCACAAAAACATATTTTATAA
- a CDS encoding Txe/YoeB family addiction module toxin, with protein sequence MGKFRIEIKELAKKQIIQHYKSGDKKSIKNIEKILLELSETPFEGIGSPEPLRYELAGFWSRRINQKDRMIYYLEDDTVTIFVVSAKGHYSDK encoded by the coding sequence ATGGGGAAGTTTAGGATTGAAATAAAAGAATTAGCAAAAAAACAAATTATTCAGCATTATAAGTCAGGAGATAAAAAGAGTATTAAAAATATTGAGAAAATTCTTTTAGAGCTTTCTGAAACTCCTTTTGAAGGAATTGGAAGCCCTGAGCCTTTAAGATATGAACTTGCTGGTTTTTGGTCAAGACGAATAAATCAAAAAGACAGAATGATATATTATCTAGAAGATGATACTGTGACAATTTTTGTTGTGTCTGCAAAAGGTCATTATTCTGATAAATAA
- a CDS encoding DUF2683 family protein has translation MTTIKINERTKTGKAFMEMFETFFKGLDGIEIVESDDYGQVNEEQSTYNPEFVDMVLKSAKDKKSTEINPNDVWGSLGLK, from the coding sequence ATGACAACTATAAAAATTAACGAACGTACAAAGACGGGGAAGGCATTTATGGAAATGTTCGAAACTTTTTTTAAAGGTCTTGATGGCATTGAAATTGTTGAATCTGATGATTATGGACAGGTTAATGAGGAACAGAGTACTTACAATCCAGAGTTTGTAGATATGGTTTTGAAATCTGCTAAGGATAAAAAAAGCACAGAAATTAATCCAAATGATGTATGGGGAAGTTTAGGATTGAAATAA